The DNA segment GTTCGGCGTCGGCAAGACACACCTGCTCGCCTCGTTGTGGCACGCGGTGCCTGGTCCCAAGTCCTATGGCACCTTCGTGGAACTCACCCACGTCGTGGGCGCGCTGGGTTTCGCGGAGGCCGTCAGGCGACTGTCAGGGCACAAGCTGCTCGCCATCGACGAGTTCGAACTCGACGATCCCGGCGACACGATGCTCGTCACGCGGCTGCTGAGGGAGCTGACCGACGCCGGAGTGTTCGTCGCCGCGACGTCCAACACGCTGCCCGACAAGCTCGGCGAAGGCCGGTTCGCGGCAGAGGACTTCCTGCGCGAGATCCAGTCGCTGTCGGCGCGGTTCGGCATCGTGCGCGTCGACGGGCCCGACTACCGGCACCGTGGGCTTCCCGAACCGCCCCGGCCGCTCACGGAGGAGGATCTGCGGGCCTCGGCGCTGGCGAGGGCCGGGTCGACGCTCGACGATTTCGACGCCCTGTGCGAGCACCTCGCGACCCTGCATCCCTCCGGTTACGGCAGGCTCGTCGACGGGGTTTCCGCCGTGCACCTCAGCGGTGTGCGGCCCGCCGGGGACCAGTCGATCGCGCTGCGCCTCGTCGCTTTCGCCGACCGCCTCTACGACAGGGCGATCCCCGTGCTGGTGTCCGGCGACTCGCTCGGTTCGCTGTTCACCGGCGACATGCTCGCCGGCGGGTACCGCAAGAAGTACCTACGCGCGGTCAGCAGGCTCACCGCGCTGGCCAGAGACGCCGCCGCCTCGCCTTCCGTGCCGGGCTAACAGACCCGCTGTCGAGGTCCCGACGGCCACGGCCCACAGCGCGCCGCCGAGCACGTCGGTGGCGTAGTGGTAACCCAGCCCGGCCATGCCGAGGCCGGCGGCCGTCACGAGCAGCACACCGGCGGCGGCCACCCAGGCTTTCGTCCGGCGACGGGGAGCCAGCAGCGCCAGCACCACGACGACGGTGGCGAGGCTCACCGTGTGCCCGCTCGGATACGCGAGATGGTCGGCGTAGTAGCGCCCGAACAGCGGTTTGAGGACCAGGCTGTTGAGCGCGACGGCGATCGAGGGCGCGGCGACGATCAGTGTGACGCCGGTCCAGTCACGCCGGGTACCGAGAAACAACGCCACGATCGCGATCACGGCGAGGATCACGGGCGGTTCGGTCGGCAGCACCAACGCGGACGACAGCGGCCGGGGCAGTAACTCCGCCCAGCTGGCGACGGCTGCGTCCGGTCCCGTCGCGGCCCGCTCACCGGCGAAGGGCAGGCCGAGCGCGAGCATGGCGAGCGCACCGGCCGCCGCCACCACGAACGCGCGAACACCGGCCACCCGCTCATCCTGCCCCCGCGCGGAATTCGGTCGCGGACGG comes from the Prauserella marina genome and includes:
- a CDS encoding phosphatase PAP2 family protein yields the protein MAGVRAFVVAAAGALAMLALGLPFAGERAATGPDAAVASWAELLPRPLSSALVLPTEPPVILAVIAIVALFLGTRRDWTGVTLIVAAPSIAVALNSLVLKPLFGRYYADHLAYPSGHTVSLATVVVVLALLAPRRRTKAWVAAAGVLLVTAAGLGMAGLGYHYATDVLGGALWAVAVGTSTAGLLARHGRRGGGVSGQRGEPADRA
- the zapE gene encoding cell division protein ZapE, whose product is MPTETLTGRRPHIDADELVTTLVPPPRFDSVRFSTYVPNPAEPSQAAAVTACEGFAERVTAGTKSGRRGLFGRKAAPRPESPGVYLDGGFGVGKTHLLASLWHAVPGPKSYGTFVELTHVVGALGFAEAVRRLSGHKLLAIDEFELDDPGDTMLVTRLLRELTDAGVFVAATSNTLPDKLGEGRFAAEDFLREIQSLSARFGIVRVDGPDYRHRGLPEPPRPLTEEDLRASALARAGSTLDDFDALCEHLATLHPSGYGRLVDGVSAVHLSGVRPAGDQSIALRLVAFADRLYDRAIPVLVSGDSLGSLFTGDMLAGGYRKKYLRAVSRLTALARDAAASPSVPG